atgccCAGTCTTGCCCTTTCATGAAAGGGATGCTCCGTTTGTTCACTTGTCATCCAAGCACAAAGCCAAAACAATTAAAGCGTCGAGGTTTACAATggcgtttgttttttcttttcttttgaaataagCCGTTATCGGGCTGTAAGGCACACGCAGTAGGGGCGGGGAAAGCTACGCGGGACGTGGCGTGCTCACTCCCCTCCTCTCCAGTTTCTTCCCCGTCGGCGGCGAGAATGCGTGCGTCCAGCAAGCACGAGTGAGCGAGCCATGCCGCTTCCCGCCGTCTTCGTTTGGCTTTGTACAAatgaaggtgtgtgtgtgttgtcgtGCTGTGCAAAAGTAACAGTGTCAAATCTCTCTCTTTGTCACTGTATGCTTTCGACTCCCGGCGCCACCGCCAAACGGGTCCTTGCGGTGCCGCGCACGTCCTTGCCGTCATTCCACCTTgctgtggttgttgttgtgcaCCGCGTAGCCGTTCTGCAGCGGTCCATTTGCCTTTGAGACCTTTTTAGCgtcgtcctcgtcctcctccccGGATTCGTCCGTCTCATCCTTGTCGCTCCGGTCGTCGTCCACTTTTTCCTGCAAGACGAGAAGAAAGCaattgtgtgcatgcatgtgatCCTCCCGTGCTTACGCGACTTTACACATGGCGACAAGTTCACTTCATTGCCATtgttaacatttaaaaaaaagcagccgAAAAgcgaaaataaatgtcttcttAATTTGACGCACCGCAGAGAAAAGTAACAATGGTTAAGAACGTTTTGATTCAAATTCGGTTCTTGCGGTCGCGATTCGATTCCATATTGATTTGAATGCTTTGGTGTTGATTCCATAAAAAGtagaaatacagaaaaatatttatgacAATGTGTAGATAGTAAAGCTGTCTAAACACTGACAAAGTAAAGCCCCCAACAAAAGATGTAAAGCCTACACCGCCCCACGGTGGCCAGGAGCTGATTCACTGAGGAATATGGGAGGGGAATTTTGCGATTCATCGATTAATCGGCAACAACAAACAACCCTGcgcaatttgaatgaaaaataaagtacACGAAACAAATCTTCAAATCCGAGCAAAGTCAATCAGCTTTCTTTCTGCTTCCAACATGAACCCACACATCTGCACACTGTGACAACCAGGCGCTCTAAAGTGGCCATTTTGGGATGTAGGCCTTCTTACGTTGTTGGTGAGGAAGCGGATGGCAATCCGTATGATGAGGATGGCCCAGAAGATGTGAAGACACTGCAGCACCATGAGAAGTCCATTGAAGAAGTAGTAACCAAAGAAGGGCTGGTAGATGGTCACTGGATACACCCAAGTGCAGTAGATGATCCTGCATAGGATGAAAACATTTAGAGAAGACTTCCCATATGTTCACAGTAACCGCTTGGCGCACAGCTCACGTAAATATAGCGTAGCTAGCCACCGCGGACTCCAGTATCTCTCGCTTAGAGGGTCCTACTCGCGATGCTAACCTTTAGCGTGTTAGCATTAAGTAGGCCATTCTTAGGGCATTCTTGTTTGGGTGTTTTAAAGAAGCAAGGTGTCCATGGAATAATCCTTGAGCCGGGTCGCTCACGATGAGGCAAGGACAGGTGCCACTGTTAATCATTTCAGAATGGATTGCTTTTTGCAagttgaaaaatgtctttcaaGTTTGGCGTGCAATTACAAACAGTACCGGAAGGGGAAGATGACGAGGCGAGTGGCGATGAAGACTGCGGCGAATACGATGAAGATGTAGTTGCAAGCATTTCGCCAGCCAGCATAGTTGAACATCTTGGCAGACTGTAAAGAGAGAGAATGGAAAACAGTGAAGCTTTtctccaccagggggcagtgtgGCGTTCGTGTTTCTGTCACTGTCTGCAGTCTCGCAGCTGAACTTCACCTAACGGACATGGCAAGTGTTGGATTGCAAAACGGCAAATTGTGTTTACCTCGAGAAGGTAATCAGAGGAGTCGTGCACCAGCATGATGAGCGTTCCAGCGCGGATGTAGTTGACGCACCACGAGAAGCTGATGAGGAGGATGGTGGCCACGTGGTGGACAATCTGCTCCTTAAAGTCCTAAAAGAGAACAGCAGCACCGAGGAGAAACGATTGACCCCTCTGCTGGCTTCAAACCTGTTTTGTGCCTCTTTGGCAGGATTTGTACGCACATTGAGCAAAGTCCAAACAAGCGCACGCGGACATTTTGGGTCTCACACACGTGGGACAGCAGTCTAATGTCCACCCGCACATGCCAGATTCCAAAAGCGATCACACGGAGAGAAGGCAGAATGAATTTGCCTGTATTGtccgtccccccacccccgccccATAAGATTGCGTGTTgattttgattccatttttCAATCGGCTTACTTTGCGTTTGACATCGGAGGCCACGCTGAAGAGCAGCGAGGCGTAGAAACCCAGTTCGATCATGTAGTACCAGTACTGAGACGGCAGCAGAGTCTAAGGaaggcaaacaaaacaacatcatTTTCTTTATCAACGAGTCCTCGCCAAACTCATATGGAATGGAATGGAATGCTTCATCATCCTAATGCGTTTTCGGGAAACGTACCAGCACAGGAAAGCCTTGCCACATTTCCTGCACGTCATACAGCCAGGGTTTCTGCAAGAAGGATGGGACATGTCAGTGACAAATACATCGACTGTCGCAGCACAGGGACGAGTCCAACTggcacccccccacccaccaccaAAACTCCCCCAAACCAGCAGTCAAACTTGGATGTCAGAAATGGGGGTGGCAAATGCGGGTCATACTCACGTCGATGAGGGCGGCCAGGCCAGCGATGAAAGCTAGGAGGTAAAAGGTAAATCTCCAACTGCAAgagaagacacacacatacacacacacag
This DNA window, taken from Syngnathus acus chromosome 16, fSynAcu1.2, whole genome shotgun sequence, encodes the following:
- the cers2b gene encoding ceramide synthase 2 produces the protein MLSELSAWFWQERLWFPEGLGWADLEDRDGRVYAKATDLWVALPVALLFLIVRQVFERTVATPLASLLGVKETVRLRVPPNPALESYYCKVSKNPTQLSVASLCKQTGFSERQVQRWFRRRRNQDRPSLLKKFREASWRFTFYLLAFIAGLAALIDKPWLYDVQEMWQGFPVLTLLPSQYWYYMIELGFYASLLFSVASDVKRKDFKEQIVHHVATILLISFSWCVNYIRAGTLIMLVHDSSDYLLESAKMFNYAGWRNACNYIFIVFAAVFIATRLVIFPFRIIYCTWVYPVTIYQPFFGYYFFNGLLMVLQCLHIFWAILIIRIAIRFLTNNEKVDDDRSDKDETDESGEEDEDDAKKVSKANGPLQNGYAVHNNNHSKVE